In a single window of the Candidatus Obscuribacterales bacterium genome:
- the rpsR gene encoding 30S ribosomal protein S18: MAYYRRRVSPINPKDPIDYKDVDLLRKFVTERGKILPRRITGLTAKQQRQLTRSIKQSRILALLPFINREG, encoded by the coding sequence ATGGCATATTATCGTCGTCGCGTTTCTCCCATTAACCCCAAAGATCCCATTGACTACAAAGATGTGGATCTGCTCCGTAAGTTTGTCACCGAGCGGGGCAAAATTTTGCCTCGTCGCATCACCGGCCTCACCGCCAAGCAGCAGCGTCAGCTCACCCGCTCAATTAAGCAATCGCGCATTCTGGCTCTTTTGCCATTTATCAACCGCGAAGGCTAG
- the rpmG gene encoding 50S ribosomal protein L33 translates to MAAKGARLIITLECTECRTNPDKRSSGVSRYTTTKNRRNTTARLELKKYCPHCNKHTVHKETK, encoded by the coding sequence ATGGCTGCTAAAGGCGCTCGTCTCATTATTACGCTGGAATGTACGGAATGTCGCACCAACCCCGACAAACGGTCATCCGGCGTCTCTCGCTACACCACCACCAAGAATCGGCGGAACACCACTGCCCGCTTGGAACTGAAGAAATATTGTCCGCACTGTAACAAGCATACGGTTCATAAAGAAACCAAGTAA
- the glp gene encoding gephyrin-like molybdotransferase Glp encodes MLMPVNQAEAKILDLMTPLDAKRDSESVSLLAADGRILAEDVVSSLDFPHWDNSAMDGYAVRFMDTKTEGTGKPVSLTITEEIPAGYLPQKIVGAGQAARIFTGGMIPEGADTVIMQEHTQREGDRIFIMEPPKRGDFVRRQGAYYKAGQTLLRAGTRLGAADIAVLAAAQCPQVQVYRRPRVAILSTGNELVSPEQPLQPGQIVDSNQYALAALVQRTGAEAICLGIVPDDPDQLKAAIAQAVAQSDMVLSSGGVSVGDYDYVDRILADLGGTLHIRAVAVKPGKPLTVATLERDGRSHLYFGLPGNPVSALVSVWRFVQPALRKLSGITTDWRPTFVMGHPSQLLKSDGKRETYLWGSTYYLNGAYEFNLAGGSHSSGNLINLAQTNSLAIIPIGQKQIPIGGSVRIILLD; translated from the coding sequence ATGCTGATGCCCGTTAACCAAGCCGAAGCCAAAATTCTTGACTTAATGACCCCTCTCGACGCTAAGCGGGATAGTGAATCCGTATCGCTGCTGGCTGCCGATGGGCGCATTTTGGCGGAGGACGTCGTTAGTTCCCTTGATTTTCCCCACTGGGACAATTCGGCCATGGACGGGTATGCCGTACGGTTTATGGATACTAAAACGGAAGGTACGGGCAAGCCAGTGTCCCTGACCATTACCGAAGAGATTCCCGCAGGCTACCTTCCCCAGAAGATTGTAGGCGCGGGGCAGGCAGCCAGAATTTTCACCGGCGGCATGATCCCTGAGGGAGCCGATACCGTGATTATGCAAGAGCATACCCAGCGCGAGGGCGATCGCATTTTTATCATGGAACCTCCCAAACGGGGAGACTTCGTGCGGCGGCAGGGCGCGTACTACAAAGCCGGGCAAACCTTACTGCGGGCCGGCACGCGTTTAGGAGCAGCAGATATTGCTGTGCTGGCGGCAGCCCAATGCCCTCAGGTGCAGGTGTATCGGCGGCCGCGGGTGGCAATTTTGTCCACCGGCAATGAGCTGGTCTCCCCAGAACAACCCTTACAGCCGGGGCAGATTGTAGATTCCAACCAATATGCCCTAGCTGCATTGGTACAGCGCACCGGCGCAGAGGCGATTTGTTTGGGCATTGTGCCTGATGATCCCGATCAGCTCAAGGCAGCGATCGCCCAAGCAGTGGCCCAGAGCGATATGGTGCTCTCCTCCGGCGGCGTCTCCGTTGGGGATTATGACTATGTTGATCGGATTTTGGCAGACCTGGGCGGCACGCTCCACATTCGCGCCGTGGCCGTCAAACCTGGTAAACCCCTCACCGTTGCCACCCTAGAACGAGACGGGCGATCGCACCTATACTTTGGGCTACCGGGTAATCCAGTATCAGCGCTGGTGAGCGTCTGGCGCTTTGTGCAGCCGGCCCTACGCAAACTCTCGGGCATCACAACCGATTGGCGTCCCACCTTTGTCATGGGGCACCCCAGCCAACTGCTCAAGTCGGATGGCAAGCGGGAAACCTATCTCTGGGGCTCTACCTACTACCTGAATGGAGCCTACGAATTTAACCTGGCGGGCGGTAGCCATAGCTCCGGCAACTTGATCAACCTAGCTCAGACCAATAGTCTTGCCATCATCCCCATCGGCCAGAAACAGATTCCCATCGGCGGTTCAGTGCGGATCATTCTGCTGGACTAG
- a CDS encoding cofactor assembly of complex C subunit B, with protein MQLCLHLRAIAFVHPWELSMDNPILPSTAFLTVLLAIGLLFFIRASTKDRIEVSQLLADQPQETLLESLQSYFSDRAYVITAVDAETEQVTYEGFVSPSIFLAVFLTLLAAVGFLCLALVLAMLVPATAGWAIGLVALAPLAGVFYWKKSARPETVYLKVETVALDDPSSPDTRSLVTVTGHRDELAELQRSLKLKLVESD; from the coding sequence ATGCAACTGTGTCTACACCTAAGAGCGATCGCTTTTGTTCATCCCTGGGAGCTTTCTATGGATAACCCCATTTTGCCTTCTACCGCCTTTTTGACCGTTTTACTAGCGATCGGGCTATTGTTTTTCATCCGCGCTTCCACCAAGGACCGGATTGAGGTGAGTCAACTGCTGGCTGACCAGCCCCAAGAGACCTTGCTGGAATCGCTTCAGAGCTATTTCAGCGATCGCGCCTATGTGATTACGGCGGTGGATGCGGAGACGGAACAAGTCACCTATGAAGGTTTTGTCAGTCCAAGTATTTTTCTGGCTGTATTTCTGACGCTCTTGGCGGCGGTGGGGTTTCTGTGCTTAGCCCTGGTCTTGGCTATGCTGGTGCCGGCAACGGCGGGTTGGGCGATTGGTTTAGTGGCCTTGGCACCCTTGGCAGGGGTGTTCTATTGGAAAAAGTCGGCCCGCCCGGAAACGGTGTACCTGAAGGTGGAGACCGTCGCGCTAGATGATCCATCCTCCCCCGACACCCGCAGTTTGGTCACCGTCACTGGGCATCGGGATGAGTTAGCTGAATTGCAGCGATCGCTGAAGCTGAAGCTGGTAGAGTCCGACTGA